The DNA region GCTCAATTCTGGCGGGTGGGTTCGGACGGCTAGTATATCCAAGAAATTATCTGAAAAAAAGGAGAAAGGAGATGGAAAATACAAATCCAAACCAAATCATAGAAAATGAATAACAAATTTGTACAAATTTCGAATAAAAATGCtaagaaagaagaagataaaCATTAGATGCATACAAATCAAATAACAACATCCTCAAAAAGCAACAGATCCATCTCAAATCTCGACAGATCCATCTCCTTGCAAACATTATCtgaaataaaaggagaaatggGATGAAAGATACAAATCCAAACCAAATCATAGCAAATTAATAACAAATTTGTACAAATTTCGAACAAAAATGCtaagaaagaagaagataaaCATTAGATCCATACAAATCAAATAACAACATAATCAAAAAGCAACAGATCCATCTCCTTGCAAACTCTTGTCTGTCAACAGATCCATCTTCTTGCAAACTCTTGTCTGTCAACAGATCCATCTTCTTGCATGCCTCCACACTCATATAggcatgagagagagagagagggggggcGAGGACGACATTGATGGTGGACGGTGTAGATCGTGGCAGCGTTGAAGAAAATGGAAGGGAAGAGGCCTACGTGAAGAGGTGGTTGCAACAAAGTGAAGAAGGGAAGAGATGGGATTGGTGGTCATGGTGAGAAGAGAGCTTCTGACTTTTTGCTGtgggtggcggctagggtttggagtttgaagagaaagaaaaagaaagaaacgtTGGCTTCAGAAGGTGAAGATTGTGTGACGGCTAGGGTTAAAAGGTGAGGTTGAAGGTGTTTTAAGAGAAGTTGGGCCGAATGAGTGATGGGAGTTACGAGGcaaggttttttttatttattttgcatCGCTTCATGGACTGGGCCTAgcattggatttttttttaagttgctTCGGTCGGGCTTGAGTCAAAACCGAGACCGACCGACCAAAACCACAAAAAACCGTTTTTTGTCACCCGCAGCACCCGAATCTCGGCCCGATCCACTCGTTTTAACCGAAAAGGCCTTGGTTTGGCCGGTTTCGGTTCGAGCTGGGCCTTTTTGGACAGCCCTACATTTCACTCTAACTACTATATATTCATATTTGTAAGCTAACATTACTCACAATTACTTTTATAGTTCTCTAGTCTTAAAGAATTTACTCTTTAATCCATTGCTGACTTCTGTGTTTGAGTCCCTTCTGCAAGTACCTCCCACGCTGTGGATTCTCAATGCACTACCGTGCTCTAAGCCATCCCCAGCATCGTGCACCGCCCTCGAACTGAGAATGTCTCTGCTCAGATTCTAGAAAAACATATAGGTACCCATTGAGCTTGTATCCAATTGATATCCCTTCCCTAGTTGGGATTTCAAATTTGACAGGATATTATTCTGCGAAATAATTTTGGGAGCCTTAATTTTGAGAGGACCATTAGACAGAATCAGCTGCCATGGTCAAACAAGTAAACCATTTTCTAGGATTTCAATGGCATTCTCCAAAGCCTCCATTCGTTCATGTGCAGCTTGTATCTTCTCAGCATTAGAACCTTCACTTACAAGGCTGCATAAAGTTGATTCCACAGAATGCAACTCATTGGAATTCTCTAAGTTCTCTTCACAAGCTATCACCCCTTTATTGATCAGTTTTGCCACCAGCAACCATTTCTTTGATTTTAAAGCAGGCCCAGCCAAGAAAGACAAAAGGGATTGAAAGACAGACATGTTCACTATGATGACCTCCATAAGAACACTTACCACTCTAGCAGGGTCTTGATCTTGATTCAAGAGTGATGATGCTCCAAATTTACTTTCCATCTGCTTTAAGGATGTGACCATTTTTCTAGCATTCTTCTTCATATTTTTAATGAAGAAGTTATATTTGGCTACACTTGTTTCAATGCTTGAATTCCCCTTTCTCCTTCTAAGAGCAGAATGAAGTTCTTGAACATGTTCCTTAATTTGTAACATGGTGTCCCTTGTGATGCCACAAATGTCCAAGATTCTCACTGAGCCATCCAAAAGTTCTTCCACAAACTTCTCACCTTGATGGTGAGAAATCAACTTTTGGGTTGAAGCCATGTTGAGAAGATCTTCCAAGCTAATGAGCAAATCTTCAAGCAAGGATAGGCCAGATCCAATTGAGTTGGATGTGGATGTGGATGTGGCTTCCCAAGTCTGGATTTTGCTTAGCTCTTCCTCTATTCTAATGGAGCTTTGATGAGATCCAGAAGGTAGACTGtttgaacgaacatggtactTGTTTGCCATGCTTAATTGCTCTTTTGgtggttattttttcttttctcagaGGAATGAAGCTGAATGATGTTGTGTTTGTGTTGGTATACCAAGTCCTTGACTCCCTCTTTATATATAGAAGCCAATCATGTTTATTCTTCAATTCTCTAGGCCAACAAAATAGGTAGCACAGACAGCTAAGCTCTCTCAATCAATGTGAGCATGTGTGATCCATGCAGGATTCATTGGAAATTGGTGAATTTGTCTCATCAGTGCCAAACATTGCAAACTATTATATGAGTGATTATAATAGAGGCCACCAGCCCACCATAGTAAGAGAAAACCTCATTAGTCATCAGCTAGTTTGCCTCCTCTGCTGCCACATTGCCTTCATCATTTCAGTTATAAAATTGTTGTTGTTTCAGCTTTAGACTGCCTTCCTGGCTTGTCTCAGTGCCAAAGACATAGTACTGCAAAATGgtttaaacaattattttattGAAGGATGAGATCCAAATCTAGAGGAATATGACCAATGAACAGCCGATTGAATTACATATAACTAGGTATTAtaccgtgcgttgcacgggtttttttaacattttttaacattatataataatgattatagtttaaattattacataaatattaaaatagttattattttaaaataaaaataataattgtgttcaacatttcaaaaatttcaaaaacaaaaagactTTTCAATAGTATTGGAGTTCtctttgtaaataattaatattacttaaaatttaattactaatatttaataatcagcattagataattttataaaattatttatttatttatttaataatgtgaaaCATAATGCAAtccatttgaaaaaaattaagcaataagtttttaataccatcaaaaaagttgttttaccattttttatactttttactgAGAAAGTCATTTTTTGGGAAGGGCAATCACAATTTCCCAAACAGGTTTACATATGTTAAAAtcgagaaaaataaagtaatttcaTTTGTTCAACTATAATacgatataaattaaatagattaagtATTAtgcaataaatttatatttattcaactttggtcataaCTTTTTTCTACTAAGCTTGCTCAAAATCGTTTTTACTAATGTATAATATgatcataaaattatattgagattGTTTCTTCAAATAAAGCACACATACATTATAGTACATGGTAAATACCTTATAgcgttatttttaaatttaaactattttatctaaattatttattgataacgttattttgtcattaatcaagtttaatttttgttatttttcccttatgcaaaattcaagtcaatttttatgtttacaaCTGCTTGGAGGAGATTCTCTTTACTCCTATCTCACGGTTGTCTCTCCGTGCTCTCCCTTGCTGAGTTCTCTTGGCTTGTGCACCTTGTCCTTGGTGGCTTTTTTACGTTCTTTTCAAGCTACTTTTGTTTCCTGCTTTCCTGGTGTAGGTTTCGTATGTTTTGTAGCTTCTAGGCAGCTTGCTTTCTTATGTTTTTTAGACTGCTctgtttcttttcatttcaatttcttTGTTATGTTCATTTCCGTTTCTGATTACCTCACTTGAGAGAGAGTGTTCTCAAGATATCTTTTTATCTAATATATTTCCATTTTCTAAAagaatgaatattattattcaatttaggtagttgaattacttttgaaaatatttaattttattattaatatattaattacagaTAAATTTGTTATTGCTTCCTTTATATTAATACAAACGTAGGAAACTTTTACtgcttaattatttaattaaattgtttatgataattaaattaaaaaataaatgattgtgactaataaattttttttgaaatattttgtatctaattaaatattttattaaattattatattaactCGTATCAACTTTCCTACCTCAAATAAAAgtgtagtttttgtttatttgagTGTCTAGGTTTATTTATGTTTTCACCATTTTTTAGAGAACTAAAGTGTTATGTTTCAGGAGTCATTTGTCATGTTCTATTCTTCCTTATACAACAAACACgaaaattagttggtagttgaacaactaattgatttgaaaattttattgataagtttttagtttagtttaatgtatataatacaaggtttttttttttttggtgtatttataccaaaatttcaattgagttGTACATTTTAGTATgtagttgaatagctaatgacttaggcaattttattcatttttaatattttaatttattttttttaatacaaaggaaaattttaattcaaaggttcaaagtaacttttacattttagtaggtagtgtaaaaaatagtaataagttttatttattattttttttaaatcttcaacttatgatgaataattattattaaattaattttaattttaattttaataaaagattaatattaactatctaatattgttattaaatgtaaagttagtcaatttcaattattattattactttaaaATTTCCCTCAtttgtaatgaataattaaaattaaaataatattaatatttaatttaaaatatgagaaatattttattaaattattatattaactCGTATCAACTTTCCTACCTCAAATAAAAgtgtagtttttgtttatttgagTGTCTAGGTTTATTTATGTTTTCACCATTTTTTAGAGAACTAAAGTGTTATGTTTCAGGAGTCATTTGTCATGTTCTATTCTTCCTTATACAACAAACACgaaaattagttggtagttCAACAactaattgatttgaaaattttattgataagtttttagtttagtttaatgtatataatacaaggtttttttttttttggtgtatttataccaaaatttcaattgagttGTACATTTTAGTATgtagttgaatagctaatgacttaggcaattttattcatttttaatattttaatttattttttttaatacaaaggaaaattttaattcaaaggttcaaagtaacttttacattttagtaggtagtgtaaaaaatagtaataagttttatttattattttttttaaatcttcaacttatgatgaataattattattaaattaattttaattttaattttaataaaagattaatattaactatctaatattgttattaaatgtaaagttagtcaatttcaattattattattactttaaaATTTCCCTCAtttgtaatgaataattaaaattaaaataatattaatatttaatttaaaatatgagaaatattttattaaattattatattaactCGTATCAACTTTCCTACCTCAAATAAAAgtgtagtttttgtttatttgagTGTCTAGGTTTATTTATGTTTTCACCATTTTTTAGAGAACTAAAGTGTTATGTTTCAGGAGTCATTTGTCATGTTCTATTCTTCCTTATACAACAAACACgaaaattagttggtagttgaacaactaattgatttgaaaattttattgataagtttttagtttagtttaatgtatataatacaaggttttttttttttgttttttggtgtatttataccaaaatttcaattgagttGTACATTTT from Lotus japonicus ecotype B-129 chromosome 2, LjGifu_v1.2 includes:
- the LOC130737143 gene encoding uncharacterized protein LOC130737143; protein product: MANKYHVRSNSLPSGSHQSSIRIEEELSKIQTWEATSTSTSNSIGSGLSLLEDLLISLEDLLNMASTQKLISHHQGEKFVEELLDGSVRILDICGITRDTMLQIKEHVQELHSALRRRKGNSSIETSVAKYNFFIKNMKKNARKMVTSLKQMESKFGASSLLNQDQDPARVVSVLMEVIIVNMSVFQSLLSFLAGPALKSKKWLLVAKLINKGVIACEENLENSNELHSVESTLCSLVSEGSNAEKIQAAHERMEALENAIEILENGLLNLSRDILSSRAVHDAGDGLEHGSALRIHSVGDNFLDILAVRTHPPELSPNSSWLSLVSKNFCYAVDSDTVWDCFLPSDSHSIMSQSPSISNAPSKKAIYLVLSDHPVIIDESKKSFQFDRKSGKKHYMLCTRDLAISLVDDEFGIVGGYSISKSVNLYLDSLEGEVHDQVERLPTQV